From a single Zygotorulaspora mrakii chromosome 2, complete sequence genomic region:
- the URA4 gene encoding dihydroorotase (similar to Saccharomyces cerevisiae URA4 (YLR420W); ancestral locus Anc_4.294), giving the protein MTDEINLGVTCDMHVHVRDGSMCEFVTPTIREGGVSVAYIMPNLQPPVTTLERVIRYKETLENIAPQSTFLMSFYLCGDLTPELVHEAASKGAIQGVKCYPAGVTTNSAAGVDPNDFSDFYPILKAMEEENLILNLHGEKPSINNGLEDGSEDIHVLNAEESFLPALKKLHHDFPNLKIILEHCTSEAAINTIHDINKDIKKVEDVKVAATITAHHLYLTIDDWAGNPINFCKPVAKFPKDKRALVKAAVSGKPYFFFGTDSAPHPLGSKARHVGVCAGVFSQSLAIPYIAQIFEHENALDKLRGFASEFGLRFYNVQEAQLRSKDEAILYRKDQVVPLIITSRDGIEIAPFKAGDKLNWSVKWRSK; this is encoded by the coding sequence ATGACTGACGAAATCAACCTAGGTGTGACATGTGATATGCATGTCCACGTAAGAGATGGATCCATGTGCGAATTTGTAACTCCAACTATAAGAGAAGGTGGTGTTTCGGTAGCATACATTATGCCAAATCTACAACCACCTGTAACAACACTAGAGAGAGTGATCAGATACAAGGAGactttggaaaatatagCTCCACAGTCAACATTTTTAATGAGCTTTTATTTATGTGGGGATTTAACACCAGAATTGGTTCACGAAGCGGCCTCAAAAGGCGCAATTCAAGGTGTTAAATGCTACCCAGCTGGTGTAACTACCAATTCCGCAGCAGGTGTTGATCCAAACGATTTCAGTGATTTTTATCCTATATTGAAAGCAATGGAGGAAGAGAATCTTATCTTAAATTTACACGGTGAAAAACCATCAATTAATAATGGGTTAGAAGATGGAAGCGAGGATATTCATGTGTTGAATGCAGAAGAATCATTTCTGCCTGCTTTAAAAAAGCTTCACCATGATTTCCCAAATCTGAAAATCATCTTGGAACACTGTACATCAGAAGCCGCTATAAATacaattcatgatatcAACAAAGACATTAAAAAAGTCGAAGACGTCAAAGTAGCAGCAACAATAACCGCGCATCACCTATACTTGACAATAGATGATTGGGCCGGTAACCCgatcaatttttgtaaaCCTGTTGCTAAATTTCCGAAAGATAAAAGAGCGTTGGTGAAAGCAGCGGTATCGGGGAAgccatattttttctttggcaCAGACTCAGCACCACATCCGTTAGGTAGCAAAGCTAGACATGTTGGTGTTTGCGCCGGAGTCTTTTCCCAGTCACTGGCAATTCCATACATTGCACAAATATTTGAACACGAGAATGCTTTAGATAAACTGAGGGGATTTGCATCAGAATTTGGGCTCCGATTTTATAATGTTCAAGAGGCACAGTTGAGGTCGAAAGATGAGGCTATTCTGTATAGAAAGGACCAAGTAGTACCGCTGATTATCACTAGTAGGGATGGCATTGAAATCGCACCTTTCAAAGCAGGTGATAAATTAAACTGGTCGGTCAAGTGGAGGAGCAAGTAG
- a CDS encoding allantoate permease family MFS transporter has translation MSGSAGSTGSSEVSLAKEALDEKKHINGVTADVQSGGVDVENILSTVISPSGKEVVIREKDVDDAMRLADEAKNLIVTPEEDRRLCWKIDLCMFPLMCLLYAVQFMDKISTSSAAIMGLREDLHMHGNQYSWVGSAFYFGYLFFNLGPGQYIFQKTKKMSKLLAVFIIIWGLILALHAAPTVNYASFIFLRVLLGCAESMVTPCFTIITSQYWKQEEQFTRISIWFGMNGLGSIMLSAIAYGLYIRNGTYSIESWKILFIITGVITIVLGFLIGFWIPDDPTNARFLTEREKLMVIARIRSNQQGYGNHKIKKHQILEAVKDIRTWLYFLFTVSSNIPNGGITNFMSILLHSDFDYSSRDSLLMTLPTGAVELVGCPLFGILAMYSVNRRYPILKHKLTWALFSAVLALIASCMLGFANSSKSARLAGAYLWYISPVSFICVLANISANSSGYTKKWTVSSINLVAYAAANLAGPQTFVSTQAPGYQGAKIAMVVCYACMIVILGVLFFVNWRENKRRDKLAAERGKDESFENTEFADLTDFENPNFRYTL, from the coding sequence ATGAGTGGTTCAGCTGGGTCGACCGGCTCAAGTGAAGTCTCGCTGGCTAAGGAAGCCCTTGATGAGAAGAAACACATCAATGGCGTGACAGCGGATGTGCAAAGTGGTGGCGTCGACGTGGAGAATATTCTAAGTACAGTGATTTCTCCTAGCGGCAAGGAAGTTGTTATTCGGGAGAAGGACGTGGACGATGCCATGAGATTGGCGGATGAGGCCAAGAATTTGATTGTCACGCCGGAGGAAGATCGTAGACTTTGCTGGAAGATTGATTTGTGTATGTTTCCGCTGATGTGCTTGCTGTACGCCGTGCAATTCATGGATAAAATTTCCACCAGTTCTGCTGCTATCATGGGTCTAAGAGAAGATTTACACATGCATGGTAATCAATACTCGTGGGTCGGATCTGCGTTTTATTTCGGTTACCTGTTCTTCAATCTCGGGCCTGGTCAgtatattttccaaaagacgaaaaaaatgtcaaaacTGCTTGCCgttttcattattatttggGGGTTGATTTTAGCACTACATGCTGCACCAACAGTTAACTATGcttctttcatcttcttaAGGGTGCTGTTGGGATGTGCCGAAAGTATGGTTACTCCATGTTTCACAATTATCACTTCTCAATACTGGAAACAGGAGGAACAATTCACGAGAATTTCCATTTGGTTCGGTATGAACGGTTTGGGTTCCATTATGCTTAGTGCAATCGCTTACGGCCTGTACATCAGGAATGGTACTTATTCGATTGAATCATggaaaattcttttcatcattacGGGTGTTATTACTATAGTCCTTGGATTCTTGATTGGATTCTGGATCCCTGATGATCCAACTAACGCTCGTTTCCTGACcgaaagagaaaaactaATGGTTATAGCAAGAATCAGATCAAATCAACAAGGTTATGGTAATcataaaatcaaaaagcatCAGATTCTTGAAGCCGTGAAAGATATCAGAACTTGGTTATACTTCTTATTTACGGTCAGTTCAAACATTCCAAATGGTGGTATCACAAATTTCATGTCTATCCTTTTGCACTCGGATTTCGATTATTCTTCTAGAGATAGTTTACTAATGACGTTACCAACAGGTGCTGTAGAACTTGTTGGTTGCCCTCTATTTGGCATCCTTGCAATGTACTCGGTTAACAGGCGTTAcccaattttgaaacataaGCTAACATGGGCCTTATTTTCTGCGGTATTAGCTTTGATTGCTAGTTGTATGTTAGGCTTTGCCAATAGTAGTAAGAGTGCAAGACTAGCTGGTGCCTATTTATGGTACATTTCCCCAGTCTCATTCATTTGTGTTTTAGCTAATATAAGTGCAAATTCCTCTGGTTACACCAAAAAATGGACAGTCTCCTCCATTAACTTGGTTGCTTATGCAGCAGCAAATTTGGCTGGTCCACAAACATTTGTCTCTACTCAGGCTCCTGGTTATCAAGGTGCAAAAATCGCTATGGTGGTTTGTTACGCTTGTATGATAGTTATCCTCGgtgttcttttctttgttaaCTGGAGGGAAAACAAAAGGCGTGATAAGCTTGCTGCTGAGAGGGGCAAAGATGAATCTTTTGAGAATACAGAATTCGCCGATCTAACCGACTTTGAAAATCCTAATTTCAGATACACTCTATAA
- the DPH2 gene encoding 2-(3-amino-3-carboxypropyl)histidine synthase (similar to Saccharomyces cerevisiae DPH2 (YKL191W); ancestral locus Anc_4.293) has product MLDSETVHAGVPVALSTAQTEDTFTLAKYESTVTDRSSYLGPDSNENLREAIARYYDIEHIAEYFTHNKSFRNITLQFPDKLIQDSSTVTQLLQDKLVIQDKDTKSAKRNIWVLADTAYSPCCVDEVASEHVNADIVIHFGDACLNAIKSQPVLYCFGRPYLDFDELSQGFKKTYSDEMAKVCLMADAPHSECIGKLYEILRNDGYENLLYAVVDEKSSSSNCTILQSDQHQASHSNKLISLQNRAIYSSNKELKTIDEANLQENYDLFHITVPADPHLLFLTTKFKTVSLYDTETSSVKQGPYPSLMKRYKFMHVARTAGCIGILVNTLSLKNTKETINTLVKHIRDSGKKHYLFVVGKPNVAKLANFEPVDIWCILGCGQGGIILDQHNEFYKPIITPYELTLALKPEVTWTGQWVVDFDAVLDEIEQENTQMNVAFEDSTNLSKAEAKDLSGDLQNEGAPDFDAVTGKYISTSRPLRKLKHLELDYPAMGSRELTKNVAGGVIIKGTVSTSAAHLQSREWTGLGSDYSSQDGYDESGAAVEEGISGVASGYEFDRTNKPKSR; this is encoded by the coding sequence ATGTTAGATTCAGAGACTGTTCATGCTGGTGTACCGGTGGCACTCTCTACTGCCCAAACTGAAGACACGTTCACGTTAGCGAAGTACGAGTCGACTGTTACAGACAGATCATCGTATTTGGGCCCAGATTCTAATGAAAACTTGAGAGAAGCCATCGCGAGGTACTACGACATCGAACATATTGCCGAGTATTTCACACACAATAAAAGTTTTCGCAATATTACTTTACAATTTCCTGATAAACTGATTCAAGATTCAAGTACAGTGACACAACTTTTGCAAGATAAGTTAGTGATACAGGACAAGGACACAAAAAGTGCAAAGAGAAATATCTGGGTACTAGCAGATACTGCATATAGTCCGTGCTGTGTGGATGAGGTGGCCTCGGAGCATGTAAACGCAGACATAGTTATTCATTTTGGTGATGCATGTCTGAATGCGATTAAAAGTCAGCCAGTATTGTATTGCTTTGGACGGCCATACTTGGATTTTGACGAACTTTCACAGGGCTTCAAAAAGACTTATAGTGATGAAATGGCAAAGGTCTGTCTCATGGCAGATGCGCCTCATAGTGAATGTATTGGAAAGCTTTATGAAATATTGAGGAATGATGGATATGAAAACTTGCTGTatgctgttgttgatgaaaaatcatctAGTTCTAACTGCACAATATTACAATCAGATCAACATCAAGCATCTCATTCAAATAAGCTAATTTCGCTCCAAAACAGAGCTATTTATTCTTCCAATAAGGAGCTGAAAACAATTGACGAGGCAAATTTGCAGGAGAATTATGACTTGTTTCACATTACGGTTCCTGCAGatcctcatcttctttttttaactaCAAAGTTCAAGACAGTGAGTCTGTATGATACGGAAACCTCAAGCGTAAAGCAGGGGCCATATCCATCTTTAATGAAACGATATAAATTTATGCATGTTGCAAGAACTGCAGGTTGTATTGGGATTTTGGTCAATACACTATCTCTAAAGAATACAAAAGAAACAATAAACACTTTAGTCAAGCATATACGAGATAGTGGTAAAAAACATTATTTATTTGTCGTTGGTAAACCGAATGTTGCAAAGTTGGCAAATTTCGAGCCGGTAGACATTTGGTGTATTTTGGGTTGCGGGCAAGGAGGAATCATTCTAGATCAGCACAATGAATTTTACAAGCCAATCATAACACCTTACGAGCTTACTTTGGCATTGAAACCTGAAGTAACCTGGACTGGACAATGGGTGGTCGATTTCGATGCCGTTCTCGACGAAATTGAACAAGAAAACACTCAAATGAATGTGGCCTTTGAAGATAGCACCAATCTCAGTAAAGCAGAAGCAAAAGATTTATCTGGGGACCTCCAAAACGAAGGAGCTCCAGATTTCGATGCGGTAACTGGTAAATATATTAGCACATCCAGACCGCTTAGAAAACTTAAGCACTTGGAGCTAGACTATCCTGCTATGGGCTCTAGAGAGCTTACTAAAAATGTGGCTGGTGGTGTCATCATTAAGGGAACGGTTTCGACATCCGCGGCCCATTTGCAAAGTCGTGAATGGACAGGTCTAGGCAGCGACTATTCATCTCAAGATGGGTATGATGAATCTGGTGCAGCCGTCGAAGAGGGAATATCAGGGGTAGCTTCCGGTTATGAATTTGATAGAACTAACAAACCGAAATCTAGATAG
- a CDS encoding RNA helicase (similar to Saccharomyces cerevisiae YLR419W; ancestral locus Anc_4.291) → MAKKGKSSSSTQAVQKTNNSKKQARSKVDEINETDCNPKLKQQANRAKVTSSTSWTGKLPHTLLHEACQKRKWNKVEYDMKKIGDKGMLAIAVISWTNPKTKEVIMIKLNDPTYDKLSDKGILVPQETPMEARHFAATVALYRISYHNNLHMMLPPNHKKLWYELSAYRTELMKHNPKRAQKLFDVDPFKAVLEDRKEKEKNRKEQDARFNQAKKEIKAPVLVSHTKKAFSENASKEVNLLDRNKKITSVSFPKKVWENAPFIDLDESSRQAIESSLKVYINWSQKKLNSDHIHSSDRENLRHKLLSLSFRVPHVEEAMHYKDPISFLLFNLPEDDLPAFFHKRREDSKVVVQISSLPLSVKNSIERLVESGVSRDEAWFALENSNMNEGEAAGKLLNIVLPGMQFSQEILISEEESIEIWNEELESLKSIYENQVEIINPDACYIIQLIPKLKLKLKVYRTKSYPSTLPGIIVSTFDRNYKLPDYIKHQILIKLLQFITENQLLGEMLVYQIYEWLVSNLEEIIENPGPLLSEEEVQISLENNGRKHQERNTDSRIRQNRRFGTAKTLNDNETARLQEEYLRRIKSAEFLQMQNFRSKLPAWQKQGFIINLVEQNEVILITGETGSGKSTQVVQFILDSLQGKKNDFGQIKIICTQPRRISAIGLAERVSDERCTECGDEVGYIIRGVNNTKNTTRIKFMTTGVLVRMLQGDKNMLKNTIVVIDEVHERSIGTDLVVILLKNLLGKIPGLKIVLMSATVDVKAFEEFFPRLGRCHIEGRTFPIKDYFLDDVLEKLNFKIKIDKFQENSDEDSYEIERKPNADSRFFRTGQINYDLIRQLVQHIDAQLQNENDDGSIIVFLPGVAEINRCCKMISSGNNSNNFVVLPLHSALTPEDQRKVFKKFSGRRKVIVSTNIAETSITIDDCVAIIDSGRSKTMFYNPRDNTTRLVENFISKAEAKQRRGRAGRVREGLCYKLFSRKLYDEEMIPMPPPEIKRVSLESLFISVKAMGIKDVKKFLAHGLDPPPLKSLEKASGMLTTIGLLNEYDSSLTELGKFISLMPVMDSKHGKLLIYSNIFGVSDLGILIASILSLGTSPFIGGFENRDDIKKILSKYENRGDLLAMTEILNQYFRSKDKVKQKKFMKDNLLSYNKIREIASTRAQFYSILKDVGFLPVRDNSESSSYLNRNQDNVDILKAVITGAFYPNVARVQLPDTKYLATRVGAIEKDADAKAIKYWIRNEEYIDELQSKSSNEQSVDHLPANRAFIHPSSVLFSPNEKNLQEMKILSEDDLQHKTGQTVSTLLKSPFIVFNGSQVTTKRYLRDITPTSTLSLLLLGGPIGYDVSGDKHSPGIVLDSWLAIRTWCKNGVLIKELRSLLDEAIKERLESPQYASNTHSTSKANQILKIVENLVCIE, encoded by the coding sequence ATGGCTAAAAAGGGCAAGAGCAGCTCAAGCACGCAAGCTGTTCAGAAAACTAATAATTCGAAAAAACAAGCCAGGAGTAAAGTAGATGAGATCAACGAAACCGATTGCAATCCGAAATTAAAGCAGCAAGCTAACAGGGCCAAGGTGACTTCATCCACGAGCTGGACGGGTAAGTTGCCTCATACACTATTGCATGAAGCGTgtcagaaaagaaaatggaaCAAAGTCGAATATGACATGAAGAAAATAGGTGACAAAGGTATGCTTGCCATTGCTGTTATATCATGGACCAATCCTAAAACCAAGGAGGTGATAATGATCAAGTTGAATGATCCTACTTATGATAAGTTGAGCGACAAAGGCATTTTAGTACCGCAAGAGACCCCGATGGAGGCAAGACATTTTGCTGCCACTGTAGCCTTGTATCGGATTTCTTATCATAACAACTTGCATATGATGCTACCACCAAATCATAAAAAGCTTTGGTATGAATTAAGTGCTTATCGAACGGAGTTGATGAAGCACAATCCAAAGCGTGCTCAAAAATTATTTGATGTAGATCCATTCAAAGCAGTATTAGAAGACCGCaaggagaaagaaaagaatcgGAAGGAACAAGATGCGAGATTCAATCaggcaaaaaaagagataaaaGCCCCTGTTCTTGTTTCTCATACTAAGAAAGCCTTTAGCGAAAATGCAAGCAAGGAGGTCAATTTACTGgatagaaataaaaaaataacatCCGTGAGTTTTCCGAAAAAGGTTTGGGAGAATGCACCATTCATTGATCTCGATGAATCCTCAAGGCAGGCAATTGAATCCTCTTTGAAAGTGTACATTAATTGGtcacaaaagaaattaaaTTCAGATCACATTCATTCTTCGGATCGCGAAAACTTGAGGCATAAATTATTATCGCTTAGCTTCAGAGTACCACATGTGGAAGAGGCAATGCATTATAAAGATCCAATATCGTTTCtgcttttcaatttacCAGAAGACGATTTACCTGCATTTTTCCACAAAAGGAGAGAAGATTCAAAAGTCGTTGTTCAGATCTCTTCTTTGCCATTATCTGTGAAAAATAGTATTGAAAGGCTGGTTGAGAGTGGTGTTTCCCGAGATGAGGCTTGGTTTGCGTTAGAAAATTCGAATATGAACGAAGGCGAGGCCGCTGGGAAATTATTGAACATTGTTTTACCTGGGATGCAATTTAGCCAGGAAATATTGATCTCGGAGGAAGAGTCTATTGAAATATGGAATGAGGAGCTAGAAAGTTTGAAATCGATTTATGAAAATCAAGTTGAGATCATCAACCCTGATGCCTGCTATATCATTCAACTTATTCCAAAATTAAAACTTAAATTAAAAGTTTATAGAACAAAGAGCTATCCTTCAACTTTGCCCGGAATAATAGTATCGACTTTTGATAGGAATTATAAGTTGCCGGATTATATCAAACACCAAATTCTAATAAAACTACTCCAATTCATCACAGAAAACCAACTACTGGGTGAAATGCTTGTGTACCAGATATATGAATGGCTGGTATCCAACTTGGAAGAAATTATCGAAAACCCAGGACCATTGCtttctgaagaagaagtgcAGATTTCACTTGAAAATAATGGCAGAAAGCATCAGGAAAGAAATACGGATTCTAGGATTAGACAAAATCGTAGATTTGGAACCGCTAAAACTCTGAATGACAATGAAACGGCTAGACTTCAAGAGGAATATTTACGAAGAATAAAATCTGCAGAATTTCTCCAAATGCAGAACTTTAGATCAAAGTTACCTGCATGGCAAAAGCAAGGTTTCATAATAAATTTGGTAGAGCAAAATGAAGTTATTCTTATAACTGGTGAAACTGGATCAGGTAAGTCAACTCAAGTGGTTCAATTCATACTGGACTCTCTTCAAGGAAAGAAGAACGACTTTGGTCAGATTAAGATTATTTGCACGCAGCCTAGGAGAATTTCAGCTATCGGGTTGGCAGAGCGTGTATCTGATGAGCGTTGTACAGAGTGTGGTGATGAGGTTGGATACATAATTAGGGGTGTGAATAACACGAAGAATACCACACGAATAAAGTTCATGACAACAGGTGTTCTTGTAAGGATGTTACAAGGTGATAAAAATATGCTGAAGAATACTATTGTTGTCATTGATGAAGTTCATGAGAGATCTATTGGCACGGATTTAGTCGTCAttttgctgaaaaatttactGGGTAAGATACCGGGTTTGAAAATTGTACTAATGAGTGCAACAGTTGATGTGAAGGCTTTTGAGGAATTTTTTCCCAGGCTAGGTAGATGCCACATTGAAGGTCGAACTTTCCCTATCaaagattattttttggatGATGTCTtagagaaattgaatttcaaaataaagatTGATAAGTTTCAAGAAAACTCGGATGAAGATTCTTACGAAATAGAGCGTAAACCAAATGCAGATTCAAGGTTTTTCAGAACAGGTCAGATCAATTATGATTTGATTCGGCAATTAGTCCAGCACATTGACGCacaattgcaaaatgaaaatgatgatggttCAATTATTGTTTTTCTACCTGGTGTGGCAGAAATCAATAGATGCTGTAAGATGATATCAAGCGGCAATAATTCGAATAATTTTGTAGTTTTACCTTTACATTCAGCACTTACACCAGAGGACCAGAGAAAAGTGTTCAAGAAGTTTAGCGGTAGGAGAAAAGTAATTGTTTCAACAAATATTGCGGAAACTTCCATTACAATTGACGACTGTGTTGCTATAATAGATTCTGGCAGATCCAAAACCATGTTTTACAATCCTCGTGATAATACAACACGATTAGTGGAAAACTTTATTTCGAAAGCAGAAGCAAAGCAACGTAGAGGTCGTGCTGGTAGAGTTCGAGAAGGTCTGTGTTATAAGCTATTCTCTAGGAAACTCTATGACGAAGAAATGATACCAATGCCTCCTCcagaaatcaaaagagtaTCACTTGAATCACTTTTTATATCCGTTAAAGCAATGGGTATCAAAGAcgtaaaaaaatttttagcACATGGATTAGATCCGCCACCTTTAAAATCGCTAGAAAAAGCGAGTGGTATGTTAACTACTATTGGTTTGCTCAACGAATATGATTCATCTTTGACAGAGTTGGGTAAATTTATTAGTCTGATGCCCGTGATGGATAGCAAACACGGAAAATTACTGATATACAGCAATATTTTTGGTGTATCAGATTTAGGAATTTTGATAGCATCCATATTAAGTCTTGGAACATCGCCTTTCATTGGTGGTTTTGAAAACAGGGATGATATTAAAAAGATTTTATCCAAATATGAAAACCGTGGTGACTTACTAGCAATGactgaaattttgaatcaatatTTTAGGTCGAAAGACAaggtaaaacaaaaaaaattcatgaAAGATAATTTATTATCATATAATAAGATAAGGGAAATTGCCTCAACGCGTGCTCAATTCTATTCGATATTAAAAGATGTTGGGTTTTTGCCAGTGCGCGATAACTCTGAATCATCATCTTATTTGAACAGAAATCAAGACAATGTCGATATCTTGAAAGCCGTGATTACTGGAGCTTTTTATCCCAATGTTGCAAGGGTTCAATTACCGGATACAAAGTATTTAGCAACAAGAGTTGGTGCAATCGAAAAAGATGCTGACGCCAAGGCAATAAAATACTGGATACgaaatgaagaatatatCGATGAATTACAAAGCAAGTCTAGTAATGAACAATCTGTGGATCATTTACCAGCGAACAGAGCATTTATTCATCCGTCTTCCGTTTTGTTTTCGCCCAATGAGAAGAATTTGCaggaaatgaaaatccTTTCTGAAGATGATCTCCAGCATAAGACAGGACAAACAGTTAGTACACTGCTTAAATCTCCATTCATTGTATTCAACGGGTCTCAGGTTACAACTAAGCGATACCTGAGAGACATAACCCCAACATCAACCCTTTCTTTACTATTGTTGGGTGGGCCTATAGGCTATGACGTCAGTGGAGACAAGCATTCTCCTGGTATTGTGCTTGATAGTTGGTTAGCTATTAGAACATGGTGCAAGAACGGTGTTTTAATAAAAGAGCTAAGGTCTTTGTTGGATGAAGCAATCAAAGAACGCCTGGAAAGTCCGCAGTATGCATCAAATACACATTCAACATCCAAAGCCAACCAAATCCTCAAAATTGTAGAAAATTTAGTCTGTATAGAATGA
- a CDS encoding CinA family protein yields MQGHFNNALNYSLASTIKISITRTSFFYQYQLAMEFPPPRAVELVTAISEILKERKETVAVSEAACGGLISSYLVSVPGASVWFYGGTMVYSLKSRLKLSGWESEDIDNYTGPSQNVALRLARNLRLELGATYTLSETGYASTPLATSDKDPDAASKTGDVYFGISAPNRDTSHVFNTGETDRCRNMQLFATKGLELLLQELQHRVEEEQASLPVGKKQKQTQRINE; encoded by the coding sequence ATGCAAGGGCATTTCAATAATGCTCTCAATTATTCGTTGGCCAGtacaataaaaatatcaataacaAGGACCAGTTTCTTCTATCAGTACCAATTAGCGATGGAATTTCCTCCTCCAAGAGCTGTTGAGCTTGTCACAGCGATTTCTGAGATCTTGAAAGAACGCAAGGAAACTGTAGCCGTAAGCGAGGCGGCATGCGGTGGTCTCATATCGAGCTATCTGGTATCTGTCCCGGGTGCCTCTGTGTGGTTTTACGGTGGCACAATGGTGTACAGTCTGAAATCGAGACTGAAACTCAGCGGCTGGGAATCAGAAGATATCGATAATTACACTGGACCCAGCCAAAACGTAGCCCTGAGACTGGCACGGAACCTTCGTCTAGAGCTCGGAGCTACTTATACACTGAGCGAGACCGGGTACGCTTCTACACCTCTTGCAACGTCAGATAAGGACCCGGATGCCGCAAGTAAGACTGGTGATGTATATTTTGGTATTTCTGCTCCAAACAGAGATACCTCCCACGTATTTAACACTGGCGAGACCGATCGTTGTCGAAACATGCAACTGTTCGCCACAAAGGGACTTGAGCTATTGCTCCAAGAGCTCCAGCATCGTGTCGAAGAGGAACAGGCCAGTTTGCCAGTCggaaagaaacaaaaacaaaccCAGCGAATCAATGAATGA
- the CNB1 gene encoding calcineurin regulatory subunit B (similar to Saccharomyces cerevisiae CNB1 (YKL190W); ancestral locus Anc_4.292): MGAASSKVIDNLLEDTNFERDEIERLRKRFMKLDRDNSGSIDKNEFMTIPGVSSNPLAGRIMEVFDADNSGGVDFQEFITGLSIFSGRGSKEEKLKFAFKIYDIDKDGLISNGELYAVLKIMVGSNLDDEQLQQIVDRTIVENDLDGDGHLSFEEFMSAIETTEVAKSLTLQYDV, encoded by the exons ATGGGTGCTGCTTCTTCCAAGGTAATTGACAATTTGTTGGAGGATACCAACT TCGAAAGGGATGAGATTGAAAGGTTGAGAAAAAGGTTTATGAAACTAGATAGGGATAATTCAGGATCAAtcgataaaaatgaatttatgACAATACCAGGAGTATCCTCAAACCCTCTCGCTGGGCGTATAATGGAAGTATTCGATGCAGATAATAGTGGCGGTGTTGATTTTCAAGAGTTTATCACAGGTCTTTCTATTTTCAGTGGTAGAGGCAGCAAGGAGGAGAAATTAAAATTtgcattcaaaatatacGATATTGATAAGGATGGATTGATATCTAATGGGGAATTATATGCTGTACTTAAAATCATGGTGGGCAGCAATCTTGATGATGAACAACTGCAGCAAATTGTTGATAGAACAATTGTAGAGAATGATCTTGACGGTGACGGGCATTTGagttttgaagaattcatGAGCGCGATTGAAACAACAGAAGTTGCCAAGAGTTTAACTTTACAGTATGATGTATAG
- the RPN13 gene encoding proteasome regulatory particle lid subunit RPN13 (similar to Saccharomyces cerevisiae RPN13 (YLR421C); ancestral locus Anc_4.295) has protein sequence MSSQAFTFRAGVCEYNEESRLCTPIACQGEIEIKPHEEEELGFWELEWRPIEKPVAKDLSVISLILIPGETVWAPIKSSKNGRVFALVFSSNQRYLFWLQEKNGRSLALNELSEKDEKIFDKMAKILNRNEDEDADGDANAVEEADNDVEMKDS, from the coding sequence ATGAGTTCTCAGGCATTTACTTTTAGGGCTGGAGTGTGTGAGTATAACGAAGAATCGCGCCTGTGTACGCCGATAGCATGTCAAGGTGAAATCGAAATCAAGCCAcatgaagaggaagaacTGGGATTTTGGGAACTTGAATGGCGTCCTATAGAGAAACCCGTGGCTAAAGACTTGAGTGTCATATCATTAATTCTGATTCCCGGAGAAACGGTATGGGCCCCTATAAAGTCAAGTAAGAACGGTAGAGTATTTGCCCTGGTGTTCTCTTCAAATCAGAGATATCTGTTCTGGTTgcaggaaaaaaatggtagAAGTCTTGCATTGAATGAATTGAGTGAGAAGGACGAGAAGATTTTCGATAAGATGGCCAAGATACTGAACAGAAATGAGGACGAGGATGCTGATGGGGATGCAAACGCGGTTGAGGAAGCGGACAATGACGTAGAGATGAAAGACAGCTAA